The stretch of DNA CTCCCTTTTCTTTTCGATCTCTGCATTTTTTATTTCAGCATTTAACATCCTTATAGCTCCCAAAGCCACACTATCTTTATTTTTCATATATGTTTTCATATCATTTAATATTTGTTCTTTTAAACCCATAATATTGCTCCTCCTATTTTTTACCTAGTAATCTTGCCATAATATACAGTACATCAGAGAGTC from Deferribacterota bacterium encodes:
- a CDS encoding GatB/YqeY domain-containing protein, whose translation is MGLKEQILNDMKTYMKNKDSVALGAIRMLNAEIKNAEIEKKRELKDEEIVNIISSAIKKRRESITFYQKGGRKDLLDKEEHEIK